In Novosphingobium sp. MMS21-SN21R, a single genomic region encodes these proteins:
- a CDS encoding phosphoenolpyruvate carboxylase — protein sequence MKTVAKLRTRLQKLHERTAETPLFNPVFQLSHDLSRQLEGGGMDLNDVDALVAELECEALQSRAVRLRKLVAPTTADANLARIASLNPEEAGFSEFRARWEKPLLHAVFTAHPTFLLSPAQADAVATAALQDDPQASTVCTVPSVGPNITLEFEHVEVSAAIERAAAARDRINAALLAHARQRWPGRWLDFRPLPFRFATWVGYDMDGRTDIGWTTSIAFRLREKARRLASYAAALRVVDETHALLATLDAAQVHSAEMAELFSSNLEATDDLAAAANRLSADDPAKLLSLTPVIEALEAEARTAADDMAIPLATLAAAMRADGLGIGWIHFRVNASQLHNALRRRIDPDGTLDLGSKSALSKLRELLAEVKPLRVNFGALAIETSTAMRQFLVMAKMLQHIDADAPIRMLIAECEQPQTVLAALYFARLFGIEDKVDVSPLFETETALEHGGRFLEALLAEESYRSYARRRGRVAIQTGFSDAGRFMGQLPAALAIERLQGRLAEAMKANGLTDVAALIFDTHGESMGRGAHPSGFADRLTWPLSRWARGRFAKAGIVIEPEASFQGGDGYLFFRNDELALATLTRIAEAEAGIAANGDKDPFYDRTDLSLDFYRSIRRVQREHLESATYSRALTAFGLGLLKATGSRVSRRQSDIGADRTMSLRQIRAIPHNAILQQIGYPVNVIAGAGTAAGEEMESVAELLGRSERGNQLVRLLRAANGLASIKTVAAHGELFNSAYWASRPYRGTETALEGSCLALAEYLTKDDRSGVFRRLTSRLRVDWMKLHRLLSLVPGHKEGRDPVQDADRRSIGLLQSVRLALLMHMFIRAVQVPPFARSNDVSREDVLEMVLSLRVDDALAQLRRAYPVIEPGITDFAVDEPTDYPDHRGEDYGAIRARFIDPIERAHALNIRIAVAIANYFGAHG from the coding sequence ATGAAGACGGTCGCCAAGCTCAGGACAAGGTTGCAGAAACTCCATGAGCGGACGGCCGAAACGCCGTTGTTCAATCCCGTCTTCCAATTGAGTCATGACCTGTCGCGCCAGCTTGAGGGCGGCGGCATGGACCTGAACGACGTCGACGCGCTGGTCGCCGAACTGGAATGCGAAGCGCTGCAGAGCCGCGCGGTGCGCCTTCGCAAGCTGGTTGCGCCGACGACTGCGGACGCAAACCTTGCGCGCATTGCCTCGCTAAATCCCGAAGAAGCCGGGTTCTCCGAGTTCCGCGCGCGCTGGGAAAAGCCGCTGCTCCATGCAGTATTCACCGCGCACCCGACGTTTCTGCTCAGCCCGGCACAAGCCGACGCGGTGGCCACGGCGGCCCTGCAGGACGATCCGCAAGCCTCGACCGTGTGTACGGTGCCCTCGGTCGGCCCCAATATCACCCTGGAATTCGAACACGTCGAAGTGAGCGCCGCGATCGAGCGGGCTGCGGCGGCGCGCGACCGGATCAACGCCGCGCTTCTGGCCCACGCCCGCCAGCGCTGGCCGGGCCGGTGGCTCGATTTCCGCCCGCTGCCGTTCCGGTTCGCCACCTGGGTCGGCTACGACATGGATGGCCGCACCGACATCGGCTGGACCACTTCCATCGCGTTCCGCTTGCGTGAAAAAGCACGGCGGCTGGCGAGCTATGCCGCAGCCTTGCGTGTGGTCGACGAGACGCACGCCTTGCTGGCCACGCTTGATGCGGCGCAAGTGCATTCCGCCGAGATGGCCGAGCTGTTCTCGTCGAACCTTGAGGCGACCGACGATCTGGCCGCTGCGGCCAATCGCCTGTCGGCGGATGATCCAGCCAAGCTGCTGAGCCTGACCCCGGTGATCGAGGCGCTGGAAGCAGAGGCGCGGACTGCTGCGGACGACATGGCTATTCCGCTTGCCACGCTGGCTGCCGCGATGCGCGCGGATGGGCTGGGCATCGGCTGGATTCACTTCCGTGTGAACGCCTCGCAGCTCCATAACGCCTTGCGCCGCCGGATCGACCCGGACGGCACGCTCGACCTTGGCAGCAAAAGCGCGCTTTCCAAGCTGCGTGAACTGCTGGCCGAGGTGAAGCCCCTGCGGGTGAACTTCGGCGCGCTGGCGATCGAGACGAGCACGGCGATGCGCCAGTTCCTCGTCATGGCCAAGATGCTTCAGCACATCGACGCCGACGCACCGATCCGCATGCTGATTGCCGAGTGCGAACAGCCGCAGACCGTTCTGGCGGCGCTTTATTTCGCACGGCTGTTCGGGATCGAGGACAAAGTCGATGTCTCGCCCTTGTTCGAGACCGAGACCGCGCTGGAACACGGTGGTCGCTTCCTCGAAGCGCTGCTGGCCGAGGAATCCTATCGGTCATACGCGCGTCGCCGGGGCCGCGTGGCGATCCAGACCGGATTTTCGGACGCGGGGCGGTTCATGGGCCAGTTGCCCGCTGCACTGGCGATCGAGCGCCTGCAGGGCCGTCTGGCCGAAGCGATGAAGGCCAATGGGCTTACCGACGTTGCCGCGCTGATCTTCGATACGCACGGGGAATCGATGGGACGCGGCGCGCATCCGTCGGGCTTTGCCGACCGTCTGACCTGGCCGCTGTCGCGTTGGGCGCGCGGACGCTTTGCCAAGGCGGGGATCGTGATCGAACCCGAAGCCAGCTTTCAGGGCGGCGACGGTTATCTGTTCTTCCGCAATGATGAACTGGCGCTCGCCACGCTCACCCGCATTGCCGAGGCTGAAGCAGGCATTGCGGCCAATGGCGATAAGGACCCGTTCTACGACCGCACCGACCTTTCGCTCGATTTCTATCGGTCGATTCGCCGGGTCCAGCGCGAACACCTTGAAAGCGCGACCTATTCGCGCGCTCTTACTGCATTCGGGCTTGGACTGCTCAAGGCTACCGGGAGCCGCGTTTCGCGCCGCCAGTCTGACATCGGCGCGGACCGGACGATGAGCCTGCGCCAGATCCGCGCGATCCCGCACAATGCCATCCTCCAGCAGATTGGCTACCCGGTGAACGTGATCGCAGGCGCGGGCACCGCGGCGGGCGAGGAGATGGAATCGGTGGCCGAACTGCTCGGCCGGTCCGAACGCGGCAACCAGTTGGTGCGGCTGCTGCGCGCGGCAAACGGTCTCGCTTCGATCAAGACCGTGGCGGCGCATGGCGAACTGTTCAATTCGGCCTACTGGGCAAGCCGCCCTTATCGCGGGACTGAAACGGCGCTCGAAGGTTCGTGCTTGGCCTTGGCCGAATACCTGACCAAGGATGACCGTTCGGGGGTGTTCCGCCGTCTGACCTCGCGCCTGCGCGTGGACTGGATGAAACTGCACCGGTTGCTGTCGCTGGTGCCGGGGCACAAGGAAGGGCGCGACCCTGTGCAGGATGCTGACCGGCGCAGCATCGGCCTGCTCCAATCGGTGCGCCTCGCGCTGCTGATGCATATGTTCATTCGCGCGGTGCAGGTGCCGCCGTTCGCACGCTCGAATGACGTCAGCCGTGAGGATGTGCTCGAAATGGTTCTGTCGTTGCGGGTGGACGATGCCTTGGCGCAGCTCCGCCGCGCCTATCCGGTGATCGAGCCAGGGATCACCGATTTCGCGGTGGACGAGCCGACTGATTACCCGGACCATCGCGGCGAGGATTATGGCGCAATCCGTGCGCGCTTCATCGATCCGATCGAACGCGCGCACGCGCTGAACATCCGAATTGCGGTGGCGATTGCCAACTACTTCGGCGCGCACGGGTAG
- a CDS encoding FAD-dependent oxidoreductase, with translation MRHIAIIGSGPAGYYTAEAAQKQWGDNVRVDIFDMLPVPYGLIRTGVAPDHQSIKGVSRRYEQTALSENVRFVGNVKVGQDISVAELQDLYDAVVLATGAPRDRQLGIPGDHLSNVHGSAAFVGWYNGHPEFAGLDPDLSGKTAVVIGMGNVALDVTRILSKTREEFAGSDIVGHALERLMTSKIDRIVVLGRRGPHQIMMTPKELGELGHLSRAAPRVDPKDLPDIGDDALLEPGIRKAVTHLRSFAAIPESHRADLPLEVEFDFFAAPRALLGDGKVEAIEVERTRIEAGRAIGTGEFYEIPASLVVSCIGYQTTPIPGVPFDERAGRFANDEGRILPGLYCVGWARRGPSGTIGTNRPDGFSIIETIAGDIGNGGGKQGRAGFDALAEARNLDIVTFRDWKKIEEAEAARARDGAPREKFVDIAEMIRARD, from the coding sequence ATGCGGCATATCGCGATTATCGGTTCGGGTCCCGCCGGGTACTACACCGCCGAGGCCGCCCAGAAGCAGTGGGGCGACAATGTCCGGGTCGATATCTTCGATATGCTGCCGGTTCCTTATGGCTTGATCCGCACTGGCGTCGCACCCGATCACCAGTCGATCAAGGGCGTCTCGCGCCGTTATGAACAGACCGCTCTTTCGGAAAACGTCCGCTTCGTCGGCAATGTGAAGGTCGGGCAAGACATTTCGGTCGCCGAGTTGCAGGATCTCTACGATGCCGTCGTGCTGGCCACAGGCGCCCCGCGTGACCGCCAGCTCGGCATTCCGGGCGACCACCTGAGCAACGTCCACGGCAGCGCCGCCTTTGTCGGCTGGTACAACGGCCACCCCGAATTTGCAGGCCTCGATCCGGATCTTTCGGGCAAGACCGCCGTGGTTATCGGCATGGGCAACGTCGCGCTGGACGTCACCCGCATCCTGTCGAAAACGCGCGAGGAATTTGCCGGAAGCGACATCGTCGGCCACGCGCTCGAACGCCTGATGACCTCGAAGATCGACCGCATCGTCGTGCTCGGACGGCGCGGGCCGCACCAGATCATGATGACGCCAAAGGAACTGGGCGAACTGGGCCATCTCTCGCGGGCCGCGCCCCGCGTTGATCCGAAAGACCTGCCGGACATTGGCGACGATGCCTTGCTCGAACCCGGCATCCGCAAGGCCGTTACGCATTTGCGCTCGTTCGCTGCCATTCCCGAAAGCCACCGCGCCGACCTGCCGCTCGAAGTCGAATTCGATTTCTTCGCCGCCCCGCGCGCGCTGCTGGGCGACGGAAAAGTCGAGGCTATCGAGGTTGAACGAACCCGGATCGAGGCTGGCCGCGCGATCGGGACTGGTGAATTCTATGAAATCCCCGCCAGCCTGGTCGTGTCCTGCATCGGCTACCAGACCACGCCCATTCCCGGCGTCCCTTTCGACGAACGCGCCGGCCGCTTCGCCAACGACGAAGGCCGCATCCTGCCAGGCCTTTACTGCGTCGGGTGGGCGCGGCGCGGCCCCTCAGGCACCATCGGCACCAACCGCCCCGACGGTTTCTCGATCATCGAAACGATTGCGGGCGATATCGGCAATGGCGGCGGCAAGCAGGGCCGCGCAGGCTTTGACGCGCTTGCCGAAGCCCGGAACCTTGATATCGTCACCTTCCGCGACTGGAAGAAGATCGAGGAAGCCGAAGCCGCCCGCGCGCGCGACGGTGCCCCGCGCGAAAAGTTCGTCGACATCGCCGAAATGATCCGCGCCCGCGATTGA
- a CDS encoding alpha/beta hydrolase, giving the protein MTNTAQQSMIGVAGRRLHVARWHAGTKGHRPLLMLNGIGMNLELLAPIARALPEREVISFDLPGIGQSPDPIIPYTIPCMALTTAALLDRLEIEQADILGISWGGALAQQFAFQHRARTGRLVLAATSAGAAMVPGNASMLAHMADPREYTVERTLRRNLASIYNGGGSAKVSLNAAKAPSPLGFSYQLAAFATWTSLPFLPLLSLPVMVMADEEDQLVPPSNAHFLHNAIPHSRLEMFHGGGHLFMLSQQDRFIEKLRNFLDD; this is encoded by the coding sequence GTGACGAATACAGCACAACAATCGATGATCGGCGTTGCGGGGCGCAGGCTCCATGTGGCGCGCTGGCACGCTGGCACCAAAGGCCATCGGCCGTTGCTCATGCTGAACGGTATCGGCATGAACCTCGAACTGCTTGCGCCAATTGCCCGCGCTCTGCCCGAACGCGAGGTTATCTCGTTCGATCTGCCCGGCATCGGTCAGTCGCCCGATCCGATCATACCCTATACCATCCCCTGCATGGCGCTGACCACCGCTGCGCTGCTGGACCGGCTGGAAATCGAACAGGCCGACATTCTCGGCATCAGCTGGGGCGGCGCGCTGGCACAGCAGTTCGCGTTCCAGCATCGCGCGCGGACGGGAAGGCTGGTCCTTGCCGCAACCTCTGCTGGTGCCGCGATGGTTCCCGGCAACGCCTCGATGCTCGCGCACATGGCCGATCCGCGCGAATATACGGTGGAGCGCACCCTGCGCCGCAATCTGGCCTCGATCTACAATGGCGGCGGCTCTGCCAAAGTCTCGCTCAACGCGGCCAAGGCGCCTTCACCACTGGGCTTCTCCTATCAACTCGCCGCATTTGCGACCTGGACGAGCCTGCCGTTCCTGCCGCTGCTCTCGTTGCCGGTGATGGTCATGGCCGATGAGGAGGACCAGCTCGTCCCCCCATCGAACGCCCATTTCCTGCACAACGCGATCCCGCACAGCCGGCTCGAGATGTTCCACGGCGGCGGTCACCTGTTCATGCTCTCGCAGCAGGACCGTTTCATCGAAAAGCTGCGCAACTTCCTCGACGACTAG
- a CDS encoding EAL domain-containing protein: MSAELLPEPSRNGASSGDFARSRPRERTVQTAGQDAGASFLFGGDTANRLIAPEWPRLAIPMLLAPIVLGLLSFSVPNVLGLVLVLAAATAAHFSKIAIRLEGDRSLETGKRMALMGLSVAVPMFLFGSAMGIMGGTGQFDWFHCLSIVATMALLATVIQSGRLVSVLASQVAIWAGVTCVASRVGGFLALGLGLTIATVTYLRQRKIDLLLREAAETNQRAQTRAQEILSDYEETGQGWFWETDRRGQLTYVSARVAETIGRQVDEMLGRPFSELFNLTEQSGEGERTLAFHLSARSSFSELAVRAAASEEERWWSITGRPTYDTFNNFTGFRGSGTDLTEKRRSQEHASRLAHFDSLTGLSNRFRMSQTLEKILLAPQVHHRACAVFLLDLDRFKQVNDTLGHPAGDALLKQVAQRLERVVGKMGRVGRLGGDEFQVILPGKIEREQLGHLAARVIESLSQPYSIDGSRVMIGASVGIALAPDDGMTSEALIRNADLALYAAKDGGRGRFHFYAADLHSDAEERRKMEDDLRDAISSGGLELYYQPVVQTATEKITGFEALLRWNHPEQGWISPSRFIPVAEDTGLIAQIGEWALRTACQDLAKWPENVRVAVNVSPLQFANPSLPVVVTSALASAQVAPERLELEITESVFLNDDEGTDQMFKSLKAIGVRLALDDFGTGYSSLGYLRTAPFDKIKIDQSFVRGATQPGSRNGAIIASIVSLAEALGMETTAEGVETLDELDLVRMLGCSHVQGYIYERPLSAMNAGARLSTGLMAIAQGPRSSRAARQSMLRKVVLDHGGHHYNAMIRNISQTGALIEGLWNVPAGTIFRVQLADNHVVTATCRWSNDDRMGVEFSLPLRLDEGGRIAAVAGRMAAASSDQDMIVQRKVG, from the coding sequence ATGTCCGCAGAGCTTTTACCAGAACCGTCAAGAAATGGCGCCTCGAGCGGCGATTTTGCGCGCTCGCGTCCGCGCGAACGGACGGTCCAGACGGCTGGGCAGGACGCAGGCGCGAGCTTCCTGTTCGGCGGCGACACAGCGAATCGGCTGATTGCTCCGGAATGGCCGAGACTTGCTATTCCGATGTTGCTGGCGCCGATTGTTCTGGGACTGCTCAGCTTTTCCGTCCCGAATGTACTCGGTCTTGTGCTGGTCTTGGCAGCTGCAACGGCCGCGCATTTTTCGAAGATTGCCATTCGCCTGGAGGGCGACCGCAGCCTTGAAACCGGCAAACGCATGGCGCTGATGGGTTTGTCGGTGGCTGTGCCGATGTTCCTGTTCGGATCGGCGATGGGCATCATGGGGGGCACCGGCCAGTTCGACTGGTTCCACTGCCTCTCCATCGTCGCCACGATGGCGCTGCTGGCCACGGTGATTCAGTCGGGCCGGCTCGTTTCGGTGCTCGCGTCGCAAGTGGCAATATGGGCCGGGGTGACCTGCGTTGCGAGCCGGGTTGGCGGTTTCCTGGCGCTCGGGCTTGGCCTCACGATTGCGACCGTGACTTACCTGCGCCAGCGCAAGATCGATCTTCTCCTGCGCGAGGCCGCCGAAACCAACCAGCGCGCCCAGACCCGCGCGCAGGAGATTCTCTCCGACTACGAGGAGACCGGGCAGGGCTGGTTCTGGGAAACGGATCGCCGAGGGCAACTGACATATGTCTCTGCTCGCGTTGCTGAAACGATTGGCCGTCAGGTCGATGAAATGCTGGGGCGTCCCTTCTCGGAACTGTTCAACCTCACCGAACAATCGGGCGAAGGCGAGCGGACTCTCGCGTTCCACCTCTCGGCGCGCTCCAGCTTCAGCGAGCTTGCAGTGCGTGCGGCGGCGAGCGAGGAAGAGCGCTGGTGGTCGATCACCGGGCGTCCGACCTATGACACGTTCAACAATTTCACCGGCTTTCGCGGCTCGGGCACCGACCTGACCGAAAAGCGCCGGTCGCAGGAGCATGCCTCGCGGCTGGCGCACTTCGATTCGCTGACCGGGCTGTCGAACCGCTTCCGCATGTCGCAGACGCTGGAGAAGATCCTGCTCGCGCCGCAAGTCCATCACCGGGCCTGCGCCGTGTTCCTGCTCGATCTCGACCGGTTCAAGCAGGTCAACGATACATTGGGTCACCCCGCCGGAGACGCGCTGCTCAAGCAGGTGGCTCAGCGGCTCGAGCGCGTGGTCGGCAAGATGGGCCGGGTTGGCCGTCTGGGCGGCGACGAGTTTCAGGTGATCCTGCCGGGCAAGATCGAACGCGAACAGCTCGGCCATCTCGCCGCGCGCGTGATTGAAAGCCTCTCTCAGCCCTATTCCATCGACGGCAGCAGGGTAATGATCGGTGCCTCGGTCGGCATCGCTCTGGCGCCTGACGATGGCATGACCAGCGAAGCGCTGATCCGCAACGCCGACCTGGCGCTCTATGCGGCAAAGGACGGGGGGCGCGGGCGCTTTCACTTCTACGCCGCCGACCTTCACAGTGACGCCGAAGAGCGCCGCAAGATGGAAGACGACTTGCGCGATGCCATTTCCAGCGGTGGGCTGGAACTGTATTACCAACCGGTGGTGCAGACCGCGACCGAGAAGATCACCGGGTTCGAGGCCTTGCTGCGCTGGAACCATCCCGAGCAGGGCTGGATCAGTCCGTCGCGGTTCATACCGGTGGCCGAGGATACCGGATTGATCGCGCAGATCGGCGAATGGGCGCTGCGCACGGCCTGTCAGGATCTGGCAAAGTGGCCGGAGAATGTGCGCGTGGCTGTCAACGTATCGCCGCTGCAATTTGCCAATCCCTCGCTTCCTGTCGTCGTCACCAGCGCACTGGCGAGCGCACAAGTCGCGCCCGAGCGGCTGGAACTGGAAATCACCGAAAGCGTGTTCCTCAACGATGACGAGGGCACAGATCAGATGTTCAAGTCATTGAAGGCGATCGGCGTGCGCTTGGCGCTGGATGACTTCGGCACCGGCTATTCCTCACTCGGCTATCTGCGCACCGCGCCGTTCGACAAGATCAAGATCGACCAGTCGTTCGTGCGCGGCGCAACCCAGCCCGGCAGCCGCAATGGTGCGATCATCGCCTCGATTGTCAGCCTTGCCGAAGCGCTGGGTATGGAAACGACCGCTGAAGGCGTCGAGACGCTCGACGAACTAGACCTTGTCCGGATGCTCGGCTGCAGTCACGTGCAGGGTTACATCTACGAACGCCCGCTCTCGGCGATGAATGCCGGCGCGCGGCTTTCGACCGGGCTGATGGCCATTGCGCAAGGGCCGCGCTCTTCACGCGCTGCGCGGCAATCGATGCTTCGCAAGGTCGTGCTCGATCACGGAGGCCATCACTACAACGCGATGATCCGCAATATCAGCCAGACCGGCGCGCTGATCGAAGGGCTGTGGAACGTTCCAGCGGGCACGATCTTCCGCGTGCAGCTGGCCGACAATCATGTCGTCACCGCAACCTGCCGCTGGTCGAACGACGACCGCATGGGCGTGGAATTTTCGCTCCCGCTGCGGCTCGACGAAGGCGGGCGGATTGCCGCCGTGGCCGGACGCATGGCCGCCGCTTCGTCCGATCAGGACATGATCGTCCAGCGCAAGGTCGGCTAA
- the rlmN gene encoding 23S rRNA (adenine(2503)-C(2))-methyltransferase RlmN yields the protein MRAMQPTTEHALTPAAHMAIPGHIDPVPVPREVTPREDGRIDLTGLPRKLIAEIFAEAGLDAKAAKLRAKQVYHWLYHRGVTDFEAMTDIAKTMRPWLAERFVIGRPEIVEAQVSADGTRKWLLRTADNHDFEMVFIPDADRGTLCVSSQVGCTLNCRFCHTGTMRLVRNLTPGEIVGQVMLARDSLGEWPKANDTRSGTMAGLDFDDEDEEAASAYTADGRLLTNIVMMGMGEPLYNFDNVRDALKLVMDGDGLALSKRRITLSTSGVVPMMARAGAEIGVNLAVSLHAVTKEVRDEIVPINRKYGIEELLQACSDYPGASNARRITFEYVMLKDKNDSDADARELVRLIKQYNLPAKVNLIPFNPWEGAAYECSTPERIKRFAEIVFAAGISAPVRTPRGRDIDAACGQLKTAAEKKSRAELDRLAEEKLAALG from the coding sequence ATGCGCGCCATGCAGCCCACCACCGAACACGCGCTCACCCCCGCCGCGCACATGGCCATTCCCGGCCACATCGATCCCGTCCCTGTCCCGCGCGAGGTTACCCCGCGCGAAGATGGCCGGATCGACCTGACCGGCCTGCCGCGCAAACTGATCGCCGAGATCTTTGCCGAGGCCGGACTCGACGCCAAAGCCGCCAAGCTGCGCGCCAAGCAGGTCTATCACTGGCTCTACCACCGCGGCGTAACCGATTTCGAGGCGATGACCGACATCGCCAAGACCATGCGCCCGTGGCTGGCAGAGCGGTTCGTGATCGGCCGTCCCGAAATCGTCGAGGCGCAAGTCTCCGCCGACGGCACGCGCAAGTGGCTCCTGCGCACCGCAGACAACCACGATTTCGAGATGGTGTTCATCCCCGATGCCGATCGCGGAACGCTCTGCGTGTCGAGCCAGGTCGGCTGCACGCTCAATTGCCGCTTCTGCCACACCGGCACAATGCGCCTTGTCCGCAATCTGACACCGGGCGAGATCGTTGGTCAGGTCATGCTGGCGCGCGATTCACTGGGCGAATGGCCCAAGGCCAACGACACCCGCAGCGGCACGATGGCCGGGCTCGACTTCGACGACGAGGACGAGGAAGCCGCCAGCGCCTATACCGCCGATGGCCGCTTGCTCACCAATATCGTGATGATGGGCATGGGTGAGCCGCTCTACAATTTCGACAATGTCCGCGATGCGCTCAAGCTTGTCATGGACGGTGATGGCCTGGCCCTGTCCAAGCGCCGCATCACGCTTTCGACTAGCGGCGTCGTGCCGATGATGGCGCGGGCGGGAGCCGAGATCGGCGTAAACCTTGCCGTTTCACTACATGCCGTCACCAAGGAAGTGCGCGACGAGATCGTGCCGATCAACCGCAAGTACGGCATCGAGGAACTGCTGCAGGCCTGCTCAGACTATCCCGGCGCGTCCAATGCGCGGCGCATCACCTTTGAATACGTGATGCTCAAGGACAAGAACGACAGCGATGCGGATGCGCGCGAACTCGTCCGCCTGATCAAGCAGTACAACCTGCCCGCCAAGGTCAACCTGATCCCGTTCAATCCGTGGGAGGGTGCGGCCTACGAATGCTCGACGCCCGAACGGATCAAGCGCTTTGCCGAGATCGTCTTCGCAGCGGGCATCAGCGCCCCGGTCCGCACCCCGCGCGGGCGCGACATCGACGCGGCCTGCGGTCAACTCAAGACGGCTGCGGAAAAGAAGAGCCGCGCCGAACTTGACCGTCTGGCCGAGGAAAAGCTCGCTGCGCTAGGCTGA
- a CDS encoding porin family protein, giving the protein MKKIVAILAAGTALAATPAFAQDATPAEAFSGFHAEALVGYDHIRTGSSEDIDTTRDIKQSIDGVEYGGAVGYDIPLGTNLIVGAEAEITDSSASRDYNNSQPTVFNLGRVDAGRQYYFGGRLGYAMSPSTLVYVKGGYSNARFNLQGTDGTTNLRQRLDTDGWRAGAGVEQKVGSNAFVKLEYKYTKLSDAEFDFNGNTPDSSRFSIDTDRHSVMAGVGVRF; this is encoded by the coding sequence ATGAAAAAGATCGTCGCAATTCTCGCCGCCGGGACCGCCCTGGCCGCAACCCCTGCTTTCGCGCAGGATGCCACCCCCGCAGAAGCGTTCAGCGGCTTCCATGCTGAAGCGCTGGTCGGTTACGACCACATCCGTACGGGCAGCAGCGAAGACATCGACACCACCCGTGACATCAAGCAGTCGATCGACGGCGTCGAATACGGCGGCGCGGTGGGCTACGACATCCCGCTCGGCACCAACCTGATCGTCGGCGCTGAAGCCGAAATCACCGACAGCAGCGCCAGCCGCGATTACAACAACAGCCAGCCGACCGTTTTCAACCTGGGCCGCGTCGACGCGGGTCGTCAGTACTACTTCGGTGGCCGTCTGGGTTATGCCATGTCGCCTTCGACGCTGGTCTACGTGAAGGGTGGCTACAGCAACGCCCGCTTCAACCTTCAGGGCACGGACGGCACGACCAACCTGCGTCAGCGCCTTGACACCGACGGCTGGCGCGCAGGCGCCGGTGTTGAACAGAAAGTCGGTTCGAATGCCTTCGTGAAACTGGAATACAAGTACACGAAGCTGAGCGATGCCGAATTCGACTTCAACGGCAACACTCCGGATTCGAGCCGCTTCAGCATCGACACTGACCGTCACTCGGTGATGGCCGGCGTTGGCGTCCGCTTCTAA
- a CDS encoding DUF4169 family protein encodes MAEIVNLRMARKAKARAEQQAEAQANRAKFGRTKAEKTRNRLDAERSARLLDGARRDEP; translated from the coding sequence ATGGCCGAGATCGTCAACTTGCGCATGGCCCGCAAGGCCAAGGCACGGGCCGAACAACAAGCCGAAGCGCAGGCCAACCGCGCCAAATTCGGTCGCACCAAAGCCGAAAAGACGCGCAACCGCCTGGACGCCGAGCGCTCCGCCCGCCTGCTTGATGGCGCGCGGCGGGATGAGCCATGA
- a CDS encoding phosphoglycerate mutase family protein, translated as MKQGRFYIMRHGETVFNATRRLQANNIHTPLTRQGFDQAVAMGCALRRELGERPQATLHVSDTGRALQTAALIAEELGLDWFASRRTMDLKEIDMGSWCGRSYSDVEDEFGPIVIEDHLLRPAPDGEDYPMIAARLNRWLDEIGDAGGDHIVVMHGISSRVLRGIMGGYPVHPVHGAPIAPSLVQGSIALVEGGKERTLFGSERGVEHA; from the coding sequence ATGAAACAGGGCCGCTTCTACATCATGCGCCACGGCGAGACGGTGTTCAACGCCACCCGCCGCCTTCAGGCCAACAACATCCACACGCCCCTGACGCGGCAGGGCTTCGATCAGGCCGTCGCCATGGGCTGCGCGCTGCGCCGCGAACTGGGTGAGCGCCCGCAAGCCACCCTGCACGTTTCCGATACCGGCCGCGCGCTGCAAACCGCCGCGCTGATCGCAGAGGAACTGGGGCTGGACTGGTTCGCCAGCCGCCGCACGATGGACCTCAAGGAAATCGACATGGGATCGTGGTGCGGGCGTTCCTACAGCGATGTGGAAGACGAGTTCGGCCCTATCGTGATCGAGGACCACCTCCTGCGCCCCGCGCCCGATGGCGAGGACTATCCGATGATCGCCGCGCGCCTTAACCGCTGGCTGGACGAGATTGGCGATGCCGGAGGCGATCACATTGTCGTCATGCACGGCATTTCCAGCCGCGTGCTGCGCGGGATAATGGGCGGCTACCCGGTCCACCCCGTCCACGGCGCGCCCATCGCGCCCTCGCTGGTGCAAGGCTCTATCGCGCTGGTCGAGGGCGGCAAAGAACGCACCCTGTTCGGTTCGGAACGCGGGGTCGAGCACGCCTGA